The Chryseobacterium indicum genome contains a region encoding:
- a CDS encoding DUF1572 domain-containing protein — MSSTAQLAKRFREVTLDGLWIANTNFKDQLSDVSWEKATAKVDSLNTIAMLTFHIDYYIAGLINVFEGGDLEIRDQFSFDLPPIESPGQWENLKSKFLSDAKKFADLLEKMPDSKMNEAFVDEKYGTYLRNIDGMIEHCYYHLGQITLIRKLLLD, encoded by the coding sequence ATGAGTTCAACAGCACAATTAGCCAAAAGATTCCGGGAGGTTACATTAGATGGTTTATGGATTGCCAATACCAACTTTAAAGATCAGCTTTCCGATGTTTCTTGGGAAAAGGCAACAGCCAAAGTAGATTCTTTAAATACCATCGCAATGCTTACTTTTCATATTGATTATTATATTGCCGGTTTAATTAACGTTTTTGAAGGTGGCGATTTGGAAATCAGAGATCAATTCAGCTTCGACCTGCCTCCGATTGAATCTCCGGGACAGTGGGAAAACCTGAAAAGTAAATTTTTAAGTGATGCCAAAAAGTTCGCAGATTTATTGGAAAAAATGCCCGATTCGAAAATGAACGAGGCTTTTGTAGACGAAAAGTACGGAACCTATCTCAGAAATATAGATGGCATGATCGAGCATTGCTATTATCATCTGGGACAGATTACTTTGATTAGAAAACTTTTATTGGATTAA
- a CDS encoding glutamine synthetase III, whose translation MSTLRFKALETLPFKDFRRDNSIEVPVKLSELFCQNVFSEETMREYLTKEAFQSIMDAVKKGSKIQRHIADQVAVAMKDWAMSKGVTHYTHWFQPLTGSTAEKHDSFFTPIEGGRAIERFSGNLLIQQEPDASSFPNGGIRNTFEARGYTAWDPTSPAFIMGTTLCIPSIFISYTGETLDYKAPLLRALNAVDEAATNVMQYFDKNVTKVTPTLGWEQEYFLVDSALYQSRPDLVLTGKTLLGHSPAKGQQLDDHYFGSIPTRVMNFMKELEIECMKLGIPVTTRHNEVAPNQFELAPMFEEVNVAVDHNSLLMDVMARIAHRHHFHILFHEKPFAGVNGSGKHNNWSLATDTGENLLSPGKNPKKNLQFLTFFVNTIKAVHEYADLLRASIASASNDHRLGANEAPPAIISVFIGSQLFRVLEELEKVTEGKLSPDEKTDLKLNVVGKIPEILLDNTDRNRTSPFAFTGNKFEIRAVGSSANCAESMTVMNTIAAKQLNDFKKEVDALIETGLKKDEAIFNVLREYIKQCKNIMFEGDGYSDDWAKEAEKRGLNNLKTTPEALKQEMDEKFLALYEEMGIFTHREVEARNEIKLEKYSTVIDIEARVLSDIARNHIIPSALNYQNRLIENVKGLKEIFGDKEFKSLAKEQMSLITSISENVSKIKVGVEDLIKAREAAKAVTESQKQAEEYCNKVKPLFDTIRDASDDLEMMVDDELWPMTKYREMLFTK comes from the coding sequence ATGTCAACTTTAAGATTCAAAGCGTTAGAAACTTTACCATTCAAGGACTTCAGAAGAGATAATTCTATAGAAGTTCCTGTAAAATTATCAGAATTATTCTGTCAGAATGTTTTCTCAGAAGAAACCATGAGAGAATATTTAACGAAAGAAGCATTCCAGTCTATTATGGATGCCGTAAAAAAAGGAAGCAAAATCCAGAGACACATTGCAGATCAGGTTGCGGTGGCTATGAAGGATTGGGCAATGAGCAAAGGCGTAACGCACTACACGCACTGGTTTCAGCCTTTAACAGGTTCTACGGCAGAAAAGCACGATTCTTTCTTCACTCCGATTGAAGGAGGAAGAGCGATCGAAAGATTCAGCGGAAATTTATTGATCCAGCAGGAACCGGATGCGTCTTCTTTCCCGAATGGAGGTATCAGAAACACTTTTGAAGCGAGAGGTTACACCGCATGGGATCCTACATCTCCTGCGTTCATCATGGGAACTACTTTATGTATTCCTTCAATCTTCATTTCTTACACAGGAGAAACTTTAGATTATAAAGCCCCACTTCTAAGAGCTTTGAACGCGGTAGACGAAGCTGCAACCAACGTTATGCAGTATTTCGACAAAAACGTAACGAAAGTAACCCCAACTTTAGGTTGGGAGCAGGAATATTTCTTAGTAGATTCTGCATTATATCAGTCTCGTCCAGACCTTGTATTAACAGGGAAAACTTTGTTAGGACACTCTCCTGCAAAAGGACAGCAGCTGGATGACCATTATTTCGGTTCAATTCCTACAAGAGTCATGAATTTCATGAAAGAACTGGAAATTGAATGTATGAAATTGGGAATTCCGGTTACAACAAGACACAACGAGGTAGCTCCGAATCAATTCGAGCTGGCTCCGATGTTTGAAGAAGTAAACGTTGCTGTTGACCACAACTCTTTATTGATGGACGTTATGGCAAGAATTGCTCACAGACATCATTTCCATATTTTGTTCCACGAAAAGCCTTTCGCAGGCGTAAACGGAAGCGGAAAGCACAATAACTGGTCTTTGGCAACCGATACAGGTGAAAACCTTTTAAGCCCGGGAAAAAATCCTAAGAAAAACTTACAATTCTTAACGTTCTTCGTCAATACAATTAAGGCGGTTCATGAATATGCAGATCTTTTAAGAGCAAGTATTGCTTCTGCAAGCAACGACCACAGACTGGGTGCAAACGAAGCTCCGCCGGCAATTATCTCCGTATTCATCGGAAGCCAGTTGTTCAGAGTTTTGGAAGAGCTTGAAAAAGTAACGGAAGGAAAACTTTCTCCAGACGAAAAAACAGATTTAAAACTAAATGTAGTTGGAAAAATCCCTGAAATCCTGTTAGATAACACAGACAGAAACAGAACATCTCCATTTGCATTTACAGGAAATAAATTCGAGATCAGAGCGGTAGGTTCTTCTGCAAACTGTGCAGAGTCTATGACGGTAATGAACACGATTGCTGCAAAACAGTTAAACGACTTCAAAAAAGAAGTAGATGCTTTAATTGAAACCGGCCTTAAGAAAGATGAAGCAATCTTCAATGTATTAAGAGAATACATCAAGCAGTGTAAAAACATTATGTTTGAAGGAGACGGATATTCTGATGACTGGGCAAAAGAAGCGGAAAAGAGAGGCTTAAACAATTTAAAAACAACTCCGGAAGCTCTTAAGCAGGAAATGGATGAGAAATTCTTAGCGCTTTACGAAGAGATGGGAATTTTCACGCACAGAGAAGTTGAAGCAAGAAACGAAATCAAATTAGAAAAATATTCTACGGTTATTGATATCGAAGCAAGAGTATTAAGTGATATCGCAAGAAACCACATTATCCCTTCCGCGTTAAACTATCAGAACAGACTGATCGAAAACGTAAAAGGGTTAAAAGAAATCTTCGGAGACAAAGAATTCAAATCTTTGGCAAAAGAACAGATGAGCTTAATTACAAGCATTTCTGAGAATGTTTCTAAAATTAAAGTAGGCGTTGAAGATCTTATTAAAGCAAGAGAAGCGGCAAAAGCAGTTACCGAGAGTCAAAAACAGGCTGAAGAATACTGTAATAAGGTAAAACCTTTATTCGACACCATCAGAGATGCATCAGACGATCTTGAAATGATGGTAGATGATGAGCTTTGGCCAATGACGAAATACAGAGAAATGTTATTTACAAAGTAA
- a CDS encoding M1 family metallopeptidase → MKKSVAILFAFIISQFHAQQGAYYQQSAKYKMDIDVNAEKFTYEGKQTLDYKNNSPDELNVVYFHLYWNAFKPNSMMDQRVAGQGKNGDSRLQKDGVSRLASIPKDQEGAQNIHWIKQNGKTLKFEVQETVMKVYLAEPIKPNSSTTFTLEWDAVIPQQIRRSGRNNREGVDMTMTQWYPKIAEYDYDGWATFDYIGREFHAPFSDFDVTIKINKEYVIGAGGILENPSEVKGYDANAKIKADKNKATWKWSAKNILDFAWAADKDYIVKSFDVPQGPKVFLVYQNNDKTKVWEEAQPYITKYYQLMNSHFGKYVYPTYSFIQGGDGGMEYGMCTMILGEADDIEGLMGLMAHEGAHSWYQQMLATNEPMRPWMDEGFTSYAEGYVMNQLFPPAKQLPNPFANSLNAYRNFVKKDIEEPAVWLGDHHDNGTSYTYASYVKGELYLVELGYIMGEQNLAETLKQYYDHWALKHPSDRDFLHIAQKVSGMDLKWFQNYWINTTKTIDYGIKDVKYDAKSTTITLVNNGQVPMPIDFSLITSDKKMVTYQIPMNMTHTWKEKDAYGEFKTMPYWPWTQKEYSITVPYTKSQLSVLGIDFSQRLADVNMADNFVEVK, encoded by the coding sequence ATGAAAAAATCGGTTGCAATCCTGTTTGCATTTATCATTTCACAGTTTCATGCTCAGCAGGGAGCTTATTATCAGCAGAGTGCGAAGTATAAGATGGATATTGATGTGAATGCTGAAAAGTTTACCTACGAAGGAAAACAAACTTTAGATTACAAAAATAACTCTCCGGACGAATTGAATGTTGTCTATTTCCATTTGTACTGGAATGCTTTTAAGCCCAATTCGATGATGGATCAGAGAGTTGCAGGACAAGGAAAAAACGGAGATTCCAGACTTCAGAAAGACGGTGTTTCAAGATTGGCTTCGATCCCGAAAGATCAGGAAGGAGCGCAAAATATCCATTGGATCAAACAGAACGGGAAAACACTTAAGTTTGAAGTTCAGGAAACGGTAATGAAAGTTTATCTTGCGGAACCGATTAAGCCTAATTCATCCACTACGTTTACATTAGAATGGGACGCGGTAATTCCGCAGCAAATCAGAAGAAGCGGAAGAAATAACAGGGAAGGAGTGGACATGACGATGACGCAGTGGTATCCTAAAATTGCAGAATACGATTACGACGGTTGGGCGACATTTGATTATATCGGAAGAGAATTTCACGCGCCGTTCTCGGATTTTGATGTAACCATTAAAATTAATAAAGAGTATGTCATCGGAGCAGGAGGAATTCTGGAAAATCCTTCTGAAGTAAAAGGGTATGATGCCAATGCTAAAATTAAAGCAGATAAAAATAAAGCAACATGGAAATGGAGCGCTAAAAACATTCTTGATTTTGCGTGGGCTGCAGATAAAGACTATATCGTAAAAAGTTTTGACGTTCCGCAAGGTCCGAAAGTTTTCTTAGTATATCAGAATAACGATAAAACAAAAGTCTGGGAAGAAGCACAGCCTTACATCACGAAATATTATCAGTTGATGAATTCCCATTTCGGAAAATATGTTTATCCGACATATTCTTTCATTCAGGGAGGAGACGGAGGTATGGAATACGGAATGTGTACCATGATTTTAGGTGAAGCAGATGATATTGAGGGACTAATGGGATTAATGGCTCATGAAGGAGCTCATTCATGGTATCAACAAATGTTGGCTACCAACGAACCAATGCGTCCGTGGATGGATGAAGGATTTACAAGTTATGCGGAAGGATATGTCATGAATCAGTTATTTCCTCCTGCAAAACAACTTCCGAATCCTTTTGCCAATTCTTTGAATGCTTACAGAAATTTCGTGAAAAAAGATATTGAAGAACCCGCAGTCTGGCTGGGAGATCATCACGATAACGGAACTTCCTATACATACGCTTCTTATGTAAAAGGAGAATTGTATCTGGTTGAACTGGGCTATATTATGGGCGAACAGAATCTTGCAGAAACATTGAAGCAGTATTACGATCATTGGGCGCTGAAACATCCTTCAGACAGAGACTTTTTACACATTGCCCAAAAGGTTTCGGGAATGGATCTGAAATGGTTTCAGAATTATTGGATCAACACCACAAAAACAATAGATTACGGAATCAAAGACGTAAAATATGATGCAAAATCTACCACCATTACTTTGGTGAATAACGGACAGGTTCCAATGCCGATTGATTTCAGTTTGATAACGAGCGATAAGAAAATGGTTACTTACCAGATTCCTATGAACATGACGCATACGTGGAAGGAAAAAGATGCTTACGGGGAATTTAAAACAATGCCATATTGGCCTTGGACTCAGAAAGAATATTCGATTACTGTACCTTATACAAAATCACAATTGTCTGTTTTAGGAATAGATTTCAGTCAAAGACTTGCTGATGTAAATATGGCAGATAATTTCGTTGAAGTGAAATAA
- a CDS encoding bacteriocin-like protein: protein MKNLKKLSRESLKTVKGGYTQQCVDNMYAMGCQLNPGPDLTYTSIPGCPTSVKRYCLI, encoded by the coding sequence ATGAAAAATTTAAAAAAGCTTTCAAGAGAGAGTCTTAAAACGGTAAAAGGAGGCTATACACAGCAATGTGTTGATAACATGTATGCTATGGGATGCCAATTAAATCCAGGACCAGATTTAACTTATACATCAATTCCGGGATGCCCAACTTCCGTAAAAAGATATTGTCTTATATAA
- a CDS encoding DUF6909 family protein gives MTNSRARETTEAIERLYISMRHLFYRGFFKPSGVSGESIRSLLKTINPEIYGTMSMPSKVELDGLMYVLDRLPEGIEECAFIHLTSDEGFDKGSFEPIVPKKRRRNCYRIDEHQMNIEVLLGRSEIYDILTHLTFLFIEADKVRNLAFIQDENWKPTRAFKIIEEVVKGEKKFSRREKEVALIHLSSLIGRTFDETLKAYNTFGDDENPDRLFKIIYNLAKVSLEDAKQIREREIHFSAILKERVGHHYFGEKWANKVKEVLFENNLHMRPLHIISANMHSVKNMLYANEALKKKDHKEVDYKMYGEISDKKELRDKVSKYALEQGMIYINDKSGSNIDVQIIDLSKTDLRNTPFQDIKFAGDDVVMVFDYAFGEQAYEVMDELLRPYEHKGEVYMMKVKSVSIMGKAGILAGGKGDIMIPTSHIFEGTADNYPFENALKLDDFKDDELKAFEGPMITVLGTSLQNRDILSYFMNTSWKAIGLEMEGAHYQKAIQVASKIRHHITPDLFVMYAYYASDNPLETGSTLSSGGLGLTGVKPTYLITLRILEKILQSGKKESSAKK, from the coding sequence ATGACAAATTCTAGAGCAAGAGAAACTACCGAGGCAATTGAAAGACTATACATTTCTATGAGACACCTGTTTTATAGAGGTTTTTTCAAGCCGAGCGGAGTTTCAGGAGAAAGCATTAGAAGTTTGTTGAAGACGATCAATCCGGAAATTTACGGTACCATGAGTATGCCCAGCAAAGTGGAACTCGATGGTTTGATGTATGTTTTAGACAGACTTCCAGAAGGAATCGAAGAATGCGCTTTCATTCATCTTACATCAGACGAAGGTTTTGATAAAGGAAGTTTCGAACCGATCGTTCCTAAAAAAAGAAGAAGAAACTGTTACAGAATCGATGAACACCAGATGAACATTGAAGTTCTTTTGGGGCGTTCGGAAATTTATGATATTCTTACCCACCTTACCTTTTTATTCATTGAGGCAGATAAAGTTCGCAATCTGGCGTTCATTCAGGATGAAAACTGGAAACCGACAAGAGCCTTCAAAATTATCGAAGAAGTGGTGAAAGGCGAGAAAAAATTCAGCAGAAGAGAAAAAGAAGTAGCCCTTATTCATTTATCTTCTTTAATAGGAAGGACGTTTGATGAAACTTTAAAGGCTTACAATACTTTCGGGGATGATGAAAATCCTGACCGTTTATTCAAAATCATCTACAACCTTGCGAAAGTAAGTCTGGAAGATGCAAAACAGATCAGAGAAAGAGAAATTCATTTCAGTGCTATCTTAAAGGAAAGAGTAGGACATCACTATTTTGGTGAAAAGTGGGCGAATAAAGTAAAAGAAGTTTTGTTTGAAAATAATCTTCACATGAGACCGCTTCATATTATTTCTGCCAATATGCACTCTGTGAAAAATATGCTGTATGCCAACGAAGCATTGAAGAAAAAAGATCATAAAGAAGTAGATTACAAAATGTACGGAGAAATTTCCGACAAAAAAGAACTTCGCGATAAAGTTTCAAAATACGCTTTGGAACAGGGAATGATCTATATCAATGATAAAAGCGGTAGTAATATCGATGTACAGATCATCGACCTCAGCAAAACAGATCTCAGAAATACACCTTTTCAGGATATTAAATTTGCAGGTGATGATGTCGTAATGGTTTTCGATTATGCATTCGGAGAACAGGCTTACGAGGTGATGGACGAATTGCTGAGACCTTACGAACATAAAGGGGAAGTGTACATGATGAAGGTAAAATCTGTTTCTATCATGGGGAAAGCAGGAATTCTTGCCGGAGGAAAAGGCGACATAATGATTCCAACCTCGCATATTTTTGAAGGAACAGCAGACAATTATCCGTTCGAAAATGCCCTGAAACTTGATGATTTCAAAGATGATGAATTAAAAGCTTTCGAAGGTCCGATGATTACCGTTTTGGGAACTTCGCTTCAGAACAGGGATATTCTTTCTTATTTTATGAATACTTCATGGAAAGCGATCGGTCTTGAAATGGAAGGAGCGCATTACCAGAAAGCAATTCAGGTGGCATCGAAGATCAGACACCACATTACTCCGGATCTGTTTGTGATGTATGCTTATTACGCATCCGATAATCCTTTGGAAACCGGAAGTACGCTTTCTTCGGGAGGTTTAGGATTAACAGGGGTAAAACCAACGTACCTTATCACCTTAAGAATCTTAGAAAAGATCTTACAGAGCGGAAAAAAAGAATCTTCAGCGAAAAAATAG
- a CDS encoding C40 family peptidase — MKKRVLFYLVAFVSTVSLQSCVTNYVVSKPATYAKEYKTDAKLASLETNKMEQDKQKLINSFLAEKAATLANTKNSIKNSEIAKAIKHNATIDNILNEAQTYLGTPYRYGGMTRNGIDCSAFVLSVFGAAAGLSLPRVAASQSEEGERIEKENLQKGDLIFFSHGRRISHVGIVESVTEDGEVKFIHAATSKGVMISSLNDSYWGPKYRFGKRIINENGEAYNNLATTTPAANAASF; from the coding sequence ATGAAGAAAAGAGTTTTGTTTTATCTAGTTGCTTTCGTCTCTACTGTATCGTTACAATCGTGTGTTACAAACTACGTAGTTTCAAAACCAGCAACTTACGCTAAAGAATACAAAACAGATGCCAAACTTGCCTCTCTTGAAACAAACAAAATGGAGCAGGATAAGCAGAAATTAATCAACTCATTTCTTGCAGAAAAGGCAGCTACTTTAGCCAACACAAAAAATTCTATCAAAAATTCTGAGATTGCAAAAGCAATCAAACATAACGCAACAATCGACAACATCCTTAACGAAGCACAGACTTATCTTGGAACTCCTTACCGTTACGGAGGAATGACAAGAAACGGAATCGACTGTTCAGCTTTCGTACTTTCAGTTTTTGGTGCTGCAGCAGGTCTTAGCTTACCAAGAGTAGCAGCTTCGCAGTCTGAAGAAGGTGAAAGAATAGAAAAAGAAAACCTTCAGAAAGGAGATCTGATCTTCTTTTCTCACGGAAGAAGAATTTCTCACGTAGGAATCGTAGAAAGCGTAACAGAAGACGGAGAAGTGAAGTTTATTCACGCCGCAACTTCAAAAGGAGTCATGATTTCTTCATTAAATGATTCTTATTGGGGACCAAAATACAGATTCGGAAAGAGAATCATCAACGAAAACGGAGAAGCTTACAATAATCTTGCAACAACAACTCCGGCAGCAAACGCAGCAAGTTTTTAA